The following proteins come from a genomic window of Drosophila sulfurigaster albostrigata strain 15112-1811.04 chromosome X, ASM2355843v2, whole genome shotgun sequence:
- the LOC133848808 gene encoding uncharacterized protein LOC133848808, translating into MVDPKTSVINVLILKRDVWSSRDLLIWLNAQLECEVAQIKDLRTGAIYCQLLHRLYPSNIRLDCVKLYTRKQNEFVLNFTLLSKSFKELRINYEVPQKQLINGIGHHFFLNWYHKFYETNVNENIKYDPRKERKFSKIGMKPCRLTNIPTVGTLKIAYNFEKFLNCAKINIESKAHEAAEFPKREFLFVKRFTLFTNTGDQQDEIAGKSEKEIVKGLDEKDDIETHKNNTEDESQGTNDDNRNEDEMKKVNKPLKGDEIMPMLTKENIQYHKILSRVFDFIADKDADSEDLISDLREYFESMDKS; encoded by the coding sequence ATGGTGGACCCAAAGACGAGCGTTATCAATGTGCTGATATTGAAACGTGATGTGTGGAGCTCACGTGATTTACTCATTTGGCTGAACGCTCAGCTGGAATGTGAAGTGGCACAAATTAAGGATCTCCGcactggcgccatctattgtCAATTGCTGCATCGCTTATATCCATCGAATATTCGGTTGGATTGCGTTAAGCTGTACACACGTAAACAAAATGAGTTTGTGCTCAATTTCACTTTGCTGTCGAAATCGTTTAAAGAGCTGCGTATCAATTATGAAGTGCCGCAGAAGCAATTGATCAACGGCATTGGACATCACTTTTTTTTGAATTGGTATCACAAGTTTTACGAGACGAACGTTAACGAGAACATCAAGTATGATCCCCGCAAAGAGCGCAAGTTTAGCAAAATTGGAATGAAGCCATGCCGGCTAACTAACATCCCAACAGTTGGCACATTAAAAATTGCTTACAATTTCGAAAAGTTTCTTAATTGCGCCAAAATCAACATTGAATCTAAAGCACACGAAGCAGCTGAATTTCCCAAAAGGGAATTTCTATTTGTGAAACGTTTTACGCTCTTTACCAACACTGGAGATCAACAAGATGAAATCGCTGGTAAGAGTGAGAAGGAAATTGTTAAAGGTTTGGATGAAAAGGATGATATTGAAACTCATAAGAACAACACAGAGGATGAATCGCAAGGAACAAATGATGATAATAGAAATGaagatgaaatgaaaaaagttaaCAAACCTTTGAAAGGTGATGAAATTATGCCTATGCTTACTAaggaaaatattcaatatcaTAAAATCCTAAGTCGAgtatttgatttcattgctGACAAAGATGCAGATAGTGAAGATCTTATTTCGGATCTCCGggaatattttgaaagcaTGGATAAAAGTTAG